From a region of the Corallococcus coralloides DSM 2259 genome:
- the gspC gene encoding type II secretion system protein GspC: MNRELQRPIQGLFVLLVFACALTAALIVNQVTSTFVLPGLRDAWAAAPVPSNAPPLPALDGTRLAQLTGLSSVASVALPPEPPQDLRRSTLGIRLLGTLVAQDPRWSMASIHELPAGSAHSLMVSDIIQGARVFAIERERILLLVDGRLEYVDGSGSVPPVAVNVHPGAAQPGGSSLGRGIRETGPDTYAVPREDVTEALTHLNELSMQARVVPAFKDGRPMGFKLFSIREESFYSRLGLRNGDVLQRINGLDLDSPDKALEAFTKLRDARRIELQIERGGAPVRKTFDVQ; the protein is encoded by the coding sequence GTGAACCGTGAGCTGCAGCGGCCCATCCAGGGCCTGTTCGTCCTGCTTGTCTTTGCGTGTGCCCTGACGGCCGCGCTGATCGTGAACCAGGTGACCAGCACCTTCGTGCTGCCAGGCCTCCGTGACGCCTGGGCCGCGGCGCCGGTGCCGTCGAACGCCCCTCCCCTGCCGGCGCTGGATGGGACGCGATTGGCGCAGCTGACGGGGCTCTCGTCCGTCGCCAGCGTGGCGTTGCCTCCAGAGCCGCCGCAGGACCTGCGCCGGAGCACCCTGGGCATCCGGCTGCTGGGCACCCTGGTGGCGCAGGATCCCCGGTGGTCCATGGCCTCCATCCATGAGCTGCCAGCCGGTAGCGCGCACAGCCTGATGGTCAGTGACATCATCCAGGGGGCGCGGGTCTTCGCCATCGAACGGGAGCGCATCCTGCTGCTGGTGGACGGGCGGCTCGAGTACGTCGACGGGTCCGGGAGCGTGCCGCCCGTCGCGGTGAACGTCCATCCGGGGGCCGCGCAGCCCGGAGGTTCCAGCCTGGGCCGAGGCATCCGGGAGACAGGCCCGGACACCTACGCCGTGCCGCGCGAGGACGTCACCGAAGCGCTCACGCACCTGAACGAGCTGTCCATGCAGGCCCGGGTGGTGCCCGCCTTCAAGGACGGCCGCCCCATGGGCTTCAAGCTGTTCTCCATCCGTGAGGAGTCGTTCTACTCACGGTTGGGGCTGCGCAATGGAGACGTGCTCCAGCGCATCAACGGCCTGGACCTGGACAGCCCCGACAAGGCGCTGGAGGCCTTCACCAAGCTCCGAGACGCCCGGCGCATCGAGCTGCAAATCGAGCGCGGCGGCGCCCCGGTCCGGAAGACCTTCGACGTCCAATGA
- a CDS encoding serine/threonine protein kinase, with product MAAPCPHCGSTEGQDHLCAAQSLQLLGQVLDGRYKIESVLGQGGMGMVFRATQTSVQRPVAVKTLNPSLAAAPQFFERFRREAEIASRLRHPNVITIFDFGRAADGTCYYVMELLKGESLKELVKREGPMTLRRAVNLLEQATLGLAHAHEEGCVHRDLKPHNIMVQALDGKDFVKVLDFGLVKALEQDEEEQLTSTGQVLGTPQYMPPEQAGGESVDQRSDLYSMAGVLYFCLTGSSPYGANTVRKALTASLTQPVPPVNSKRQGAPVPAELDAFFAKALAPEKEDRYQNAQEFIDALLDAVEGLSPEELDAHPTGGTPGAERGTGSRSRAGSGSRAGSGSRLGSGSRAGRAPATGKTGSRVGLAPPRGGTSAGAQAAAPRATSNGNSPAPVAASRPRPPAPRHVEPEPELPPPPKGMSGGVKAALIGVPLLLIGAGVAVVMTRGGGETAQTPQAPVGMTSPKAPVDAPPTRVQEPATTPPAALPQDVTVEFTSSPSGAAIFDGDAQIGTTPTKLLMPRSKVTELRFKLSGHQDQEKTLDYSRLADTAEQRVNVRLEPVRAAPPPRPTKPAKSGGNDPGIGVFE from the coding sequence ATGGCCGCTCCCTGCCCCCACTGCGGTAGTACCGAAGGTCAAGATCACCTGTGCGCGGCGCAGAGCCTCCAGCTCCTGGGCCAGGTGCTGGACGGCCGCTACAAGATTGAGAGCGTCCTGGGCCAGGGCGGCATGGGCATGGTGTTCCGGGCCACGCAGACGTCCGTGCAGCGCCCGGTGGCCGTGAAGACGCTCAACCCGTCGCTCGCCGCGGCGCCCCAGTTCTTCGAGCGCTTCCGCCGCGAGGCGGAGATCGCCAGCCGGCTGCGCCACCCGAACGTCATCACCATCTTCGACTTCGGCCGGGCGGCGGACGGCACCTGCTACTACGTGATGGAGCTCCTCAAGGGGGAAAGCCTCAAGGAGCTGGTGAAGCGCGAAGGGCCCATGACGCTGCGCCGCGCGGTGAACCTGCTGGAGCAGGCCACGCTGGGGCTGGCGCACGCGCACGAGGAGGGTTGCGTCCACCGCGACCTGAAGCCGCACAACATCATGGTCCAGGCGCTCGACGGGAAGGACTTCGTCAAGGTGCTGGACTTCGGTCTGGTGAAGGCGCTGGAGCAGGACGAGGAGGAGCAGCTCACCTCCACGGGCCAGGTGCTGGGCACCCCGCAGTACATGCCGCCCGAGCAGGCCGGCGGCGAGTCCGTGGACCAGCGCTCCGACCTCTACTCGATGGCGGGCGTGCTCTACTTCTGCCTCACGGGCAGCTCGCCCTACGGCGCGAACACGGTGCGCAAGGCGCTGACGGCGTCGCTGACGCAGCCCGTGCCCCCGGTGAACAGCAAGCGCCAGGGCGCGCCGGTGCCGGCGGAGCTGGATGCCTTCTTCGCCAAGGCGCTCGCGCCGGAGAAGGAGGACCGGTACCAGAACGCGCAGGAGTTCATCGACGCGCTCCTGGACGCGGTGGAGGGCCTGTCCCCGGAGGAACTGGACGCGCACCCCACGGGCGGCACGCCCGGCGCCGAGCGGGGCACGGGCAGCCGCAGCCGCGCGGGCTCTGGAAGCCGTGCGGGCTCGGGCAGCCGTCTGGGTTCCGGCAGCCGCGCGGGCCGTGCGCCGGCCACGGGCAAGACGGGTTCACGCGTGGGCCTGGCTCCGCCTCGGGGCGGCACGTCGGCGGGAGCGCAGGCAGCGGCTCCGCGGGCGACGTCCAACGGGAACAGCCCGGCGCCGGTGGCCGCGAGCAGGCCGCGTCCCCCTGCCCCTCGCCACGTGGAGCCGGAACCGGAGCTTCCGCCGCCGCCCAAGGGCATGTCCGGGGGCGTGAAGGCGGCGCTCATCGGCGTGCCGCTGCTGCTGATTGGCGCGGGTGTGGCGGTGGTGATGACGCGTGGGGGGGGTGAGACGGCGCAGACGCCGCAGGCTCCCGTGGGGATGACGTCTCCGAAGGCCCCTGTGGATGCGCCGCCCACGCGGGTGCAGGAGCCGGCGACGACTCCTCCGGCGGCCTTGCCGCAGGACGTGACGGTGGAGTTCACCTCCTCGCCGTCCGGCGCGGCCATCTTCGATGGTGATGCGCAGATCGGCACCACGCCCACCAAGCTGCTCATGCCGCGCTCCAAGGTCACCGAGCTGCGCTTCAAGCTCTCCGGGCATCAGGACCAGGAGAAGACCCTGGACTACAGCCGGCTCGCGGACACGGCGGAGCAGCGCGTGAACGTGCGGTTGGAGCCAGTGCGCGCCGCGCCGCCGCCCCGGCCCACGAAGCCCGCGAAGTCCGGTGGCAACGACCCGGGCATCGGCGTGTTCGAGTAG
- a CDS encoding ABC-F family ATP-binding cassette domain-containing protein: protein MSLVIAQDISLAYGKKVLFDEDNFTLGPRDRVGLVGANGTGKSSLMKIIAGASQPDGGTVQYSRRARAGYLPQEIAGLPEGTVVEAVMSTVPGRDSLESRLKDTEAALAASTDEEEQLELAQTLADLHAELDDFENRYGRHHAERILKGLGFKDADLSKPTQALSGGWRMRAALAGLLLQDPDLLLLDEPTNHLDVPTLAWFDGFLRRSNKAMVLISHDRDFLNRQINRVVSLEMEGVREYAGNYEDYKRQRAEEMVLLQARAEKVEQRRAELQGFIDRFGAKATKAKQAQSRAKMLAKLEKVQVLEERQTMKFRFPEVERSGRDVVLMEGITKRYGPLTVYDGLNARLERGQRIAVVGANGAGKTTLLKMVAGELAPDSGKVTLGHNVVVGYYAQHHADKLDRRNTIIEEVRPLAADKPESYVRGVLGAFLFSGDDVDKPIGVLSGGERARVALAKLLLIPSNFLLMDEPTNHLDLDSSEMLIEALKLYGGTLLFVSHNRSFINNLCTHVWEVADGKLTSHAGNLDEYLYHQEQVRLAAEGADTSAPSGKGAAAGAAGPVSEKDRKRLEAEARQRRSVVEGPIKKEIAKLEERIAKVEAEQKEREAQLADPVLYNDFARAKPLMDAHRTGKEELEDLYARWEAAQEKLAAAQA, encoded by the coding sequence ATGAGCCTCGTCATCGCCCAGGACATCAGCCTCGCCTACGGAAAGAAGGTCCTCTTCGACGAGGACAATTTCACCCTCGGTCCCAGGGACCGGGTGGGCCTGGTGGGGGCCAACGGGACGGGAAAGTCGTCCCTCATGAAGATCATCGCCGGGGCGAGCCAGCCGGACGGGGGCACCGTCCAGTACAGCCGCCGGGCCCGGGCGGGCTACCTGCCCCAGGAGATCGCCGGCCTGCCGGAGGGCACCGTCGTGGAGGCGGTGATGAGCACCGTCCCCGGCCGGGACTCGCTGGAGTCGCGCCTGAAGGACACGGAAGCGGCGCTCGCGGCCAGCACGGACGAGGAGGAGCAGCTGGAGCTGGCCCAGACGCTGGCGGACCTCCACGCGGAGCTGGACGACTTCGAGAACCGCTACGGCCGGCACCACGCCGAGCGCATCCTCAAGGGACTGGGCTTCAAGGACGCGGACCTGTCCAAGCCCACCCAGGCGCTGTCCGGAGGCTGGCGCATGCGCGCGGCGCTCGCGGGCCTGCTGCTCCAGGACCCGGACCTGCTGCTCCTGGACGAGCCCACGAACCACCTGGACGTGCCCACGCTCGCGTGGTTCGACGGGTTCCTGCGCCGCTCCAACAAGGCGATGGTGCTCATCTCCCACGACCGTGACTTCCTCAACCGGCAGATCAACCGGGTGGTGTCGCTGGAGATGGAGGGCGTGCGCGAGTACGCCGGCAACTACGAGGACTACAAGCGCCAGCGCGCGGAGGAGATGGTGCTCCTGCAGGCGCGGGCGGAGAAGGTGGAGCAGCGCCGCGCGGAGCTGCAGGGCTTCATTGACCGGTTCGGCGCGAAGGCCACCAAGGCGAAGCAGGCGCAGAGCCGCGCGAAGATGCTGGCCAAGCTGGAGAAGGTCCAGGTCCTGGAAGAGCGCCAGACGATGAAGTTCCGCTTCCCGGAAGTGGAGCGCTCAGGCCGGGACGTGGTGTTGATGGAGGGCATCACCAAGCGCTACGGCCCGCTCACCGTCTACGACGGGCTGAACGCGCGGCTGGAGCGGGGCCAGCGCATCGCCGTGGTGGGTGCGAACGGCGCGGGCAAGACGACGCTGCTCAAGATGGTGGCGGGAGAGCTGGCGCCGGACAGCGGCAAGGTGACGCTGGGGCACAACGTGGTGGTGGGCTACTACGCGCAGCACCACGCGGACAAGCTGGACCGCCGCAACACCATCATTGAAGAGGTGCGGCCCCTGGCGGCGGACAAGCCGGAGAGCTACGTGCGCGGCGTGCTGGGCGCGTTCCTCTTCAGCGGCGATGACGTGGACAAGCCCATCGGCGTGCTGAGCGGTGGCGAGCGGGCGCGCGTGGCGCTGGCGAAGCTGCTCCTGATTCCGTCCAACTTCCTGCTGATGGACGAGCCGACGAACCACCTGGACCTGGACTCGTCGGAGATGCTGATTGAAGCGCTGAAGCTGTACGGCGGCACGCTGCTGTTCGTGAGCCACAACCGCAGCTTCATCAACAACCTGTGCACGCACGTCTGGGAGGTGGCGGACGGCAAGCTCACGTCGCACGCGGGCAACCTGGACGAATACCTCTACCACCAGGAGCAGGTGCGCCTGGCCGCGGAGGGCGCGGACACGAGCGCGCCGAGCGGGAAGGGCGCGGCGGCGGGGGCGGCGGGCCCGGTGTCGGAGAAGGACCGTAAGCGCCTGGAGGCGGAGGCCCGCCAGCGGCGCTCCGTGGTGGAGGGCCCCATCAAGAAGGAGATCGCGAAGCTGGAGGAGCGCATCGCGAAGGTGGAGGCCGAACAGAAGGAGCGCGAGGCGCAGCTGGCGGACCCGGTGCTCTACAACGACTTCGCCCGGGCGAAGCCGCTGATGGACGCGCACCGCACGGGCAAGGAGGAGCTGGAGGACCTCTATGCCCGGTGGGAGGCCGCGCAGGAGAAGCTGGCGGCGGCGCAGGCCTGA
- a CDS encoding endonuclease/exonuclease/phosphatase family protein yields the protein MSLWSPAARDAFRARITPKPAPRTEVPPKAAPALKPPPAQLRQLDSFTPSGHRSKSPMPELNPQATHTGFNKPVSVEELPPEGKKTGTAIITLNTATGKAPSYNEKTNRAAQADLIKDSGATIVAFQEVDVNVGRSGNRNTALDIVVGVDRDFAIFLGEDSPEPVDIYADAPETAIRTGADGTTLYQTPGGTLVTGEAFSGDDQEGGIKEDRGSDATYGNATYVAAPDELTEAYTVALPTHVGGTGAASAEELAALADGQLTPEERNQLHDHNEVLRHNDTSEPRAALVTRVMGPDGKERTIINVHVAAGEDNKALRDAQLAYIAQLAAAEAKGPPPRDVVVMGDLNTSTTEVQAIFGQYGLQRAVGGTSGGPDEIEDFDQVWTTAGVNTQNSAQVDTRDTSDHPHAGYTEIS from the coding sequence ATGAGCCTCTGGAGCCCCGCCGCCCGCGACGCCTTCCGCGCCCGCATCACCCCCAAGCCCGCGCCCCGCACGGAGGTTCCCCCGAAGGCGGCCCCCGCCCTCAAGCCGCCTCCCGCGCAGCTGCGCCAGCTGGATTCGTTCACCCCGTCAGGCCATCGGAGCAAGAGCCCGATGCCCGAGCTCAACCCCCAGGCCACCCACACCGGCTTCAACAAGCCCGTGTCGGTGGAGGAACTGCCGCCCGAGGGCAAGAAGACGGGGACGGCCATCATCACCCTCAACACCGCCACGGGGAAGGCCCCCTCCTACAACGAGAAGACCAACCGCGCGGCCCAGGCCGATCTCATCAAGGACTCCGGCGCCACCATCGTCGCGTTCCAGGAGGTGGACGTGAACGTCGGGCGCAGCGGCAACCGGAACACCGCGCTCGACATCGTCGTCGGCGTCGACCGGGACTTCGCGATCTTCCTGGGGGAAGACAGCCCGGAGCCCGTGGACATCTACGCGGATGCTCCCGAGACCGCCATCCGCACGGGCGCGGACGGCACCACCCTCTACCAGACACCCGGGGGCACGCTCGTCACGGGCGAGGCCTTCTCCGGCGATGATCAGGAGGGTGGCATCAAGGAGGACAGGGGCTCGGATGCCACCTACGGGAATGCCACCTACGTCGCGGCTCCGGATGAACTCACCGAGGCCTATACCGTCGCGTTGCCCACGCACGTGGGGGGCACGGGCGCCGCCTCCGCCGAGGAGCTCGCCGCCCTCGCGGACGGTCAGCTGACGCCCGAGGAGCGCAACCAGCTGCACGACCACAACGAAGTCCTCCGCCACAACGACACGTCGGAGCCGCGCGCCGCGCTCGTCACCCGTGTCATGGGGCCGGACGGCAAGGAGCGGACCATCATCAACGTCCACGTCGCCGCGGGCGAGGACAACAAGGCGCTGCGTGACGCCCAGCTCGCGTACATCGCGCAGCTCGCCGCCGCCGAGGCCAAGGGCCCGCCGCCGCGCGACGTCGTGGTGATGGGCGACCTCAACACCTCCACGACGGAGGTCCAGGCCATCTTCGGCCAGTACGGCCTGCAGCGCGCCGTGGGCGGCACGAGCGGTGGCCCGGATGAGATTGAGGACTTCGACCAGGTGTGGACCACCGCCGGCGTGAACACCCAGAACAGCGCCCAGGTGGATACCCGGGACACGTCGGACCACCCGCACGCCGGCTACACGGAGATCAGCTGA
- a CDS encoding zf-TFIIB domain-containing protein, whose protein sequence is MQACPFCQTTMRNTYARGLVRDECGACGAAWFEEEMLARVVGGPTLTAVFEQAKGKPGRCKGCEASLQYVPGCPSCGRQAPTCPTCGSAPLPAVDLRDVTVDVCTKCRGVALDAEELARLQKAAEPEARPEPQPIAADFEHEYDPKRSLSLLPKVRVGDEPACVTCGRRMDVRYGFVWEERLYCGSCAPEGSAPYTDELTKAQPSETYGRRARHLNNSAAESAVVWLLSKIFK, encoded by the coding sequence ATGCAGGCGTGCCCCTTCTGCCAGACGACGATGCGCAACACCTACGCCCGGGGGCTGGTGCGCGACGAGTGCGGCGCCTGCGGGGCCGCCTGGTTCGAGGAGGAGATGCTGGCGCGCGTCGTCGGCGGGCCCACGCTGACGGCCGTCTTCGAGCAGGCGAAGGGCAAGCCCGGGCGGTGCAAGGGCTGTGAGGCCTCGCTCCAGTACGTCCCGGGCTGTCCGTCCTGCGGGCGCCAGGCGCCCACCTGCCCCACGTGCGGCAGCGCCCCCCTGCCCGCGGTGGACCTGCGGGACGTGACGGTGGACGTCTGCACGAAGTGCCGGGGCGTGGCCCTGGACGCGGAGGAGCTGGCCCGGCTCCAGAAGGCGGCGGAGCCGGAAGCCCGCCCGGAGCCGCAGCCCATCGCCGCGGACTTCGAGCACGAGTACGACCCCAAGCGAAGCCTGAGCCTGTTGCCGAAAGTGCGCGTGGGTGACGAGCCGGCCTGCGTGACGTGTGGCCGGCGGATGGACGTGCGCTACGGGTTCGTCTGGGAGGAGCGGCTGTACTGTGGAAGCTGCGCGCCGGAAGGCTCCGCGCCGTACACGGATGAGCTGACCAAGGCCCAGCCCAGTGAAACCTATGGCCGCCGGGCCCGGCACCTGAACAACAGCGCCGCGGAGTCCGCCGTCGTGTGGCTCCTGTCGAAGATCTTCAAATAG
- a CDS encoding M35 family metallo-endopeptidase — MTSLIVAALVSIPLHASAGEAIEITLASKVTKFPADAPVDLAVTFTNVSKGPVRILGYQTPVVDGIKADILSVSLERKPVEYIGRLYRRDAPMDSDYLTLKPGESVSGIASLWDNYDLSVSGTYAVQFKTELLDARMGKGTAVSNVVFLDIEGREPPLDPDDLDDEPETKIVNGSNEKWKQCSSSQKNALIDARQHALNYANDSYDYLVAGNPVTRYTQWFGAYDSSRYSTVRENFRKIRNAVDNETFKFYCDCNDSNAYAYVKPRKEYKIHLCSGFWPAPMTGPGSKADTLIHEVSHFRVVAKTEDIQYGFSANLALASADPSSAVRNADSYAFFSAATPYNPYNPCAPTVTSHTGAPITASWDGANCHVMNVPSGLTAFVHNNAYYVNAVPGTSCPAPSGWDTANCYILPYPSWSTSYFIWSGNLYLTPGPGNACPAPSTFDGANCFVMPLPWGSAPFKWANNLYITPPPHCVIGGYDGAHCLVGTAPASRNGYLWGSAFYYGH, encoded by the coding sequence TTGACCAGTCTCATTGTGGCCGCGCTCGTTTCAATCCCATTACACGCAAGCGCCGGGGAGGCCATTGAAATCACGCTCGCGTCCAAGGTGACGAAGTTCCCGGCGGACGCGCCCGTGGACCTCGCGGTCACGTTCACGAACGTATCGAAAGGCCCGGTGCGGATCCTCGGCTACCAGACGCCTGTCGTGGACGGCATCAAGGCGGACATCCTCTCCGTTTCCCTGGAGCGCAAGCCGGTGGAGTACATCGGCCGGCTCTACAGGCGCGACGCGCCCATGGACAGCGACTACCTCACGCTGAAGCCGGGAGAGAGCGTCTCGGGCATCGCCTCGCTCTGGGACAACTACGACCTCTCCGTCTCGGGCACCTACGCGGTCCAGTTCAAGACCGAGCTCCTGGACGCGCGAATGGGCAAGGGGACGGCGGTCTCCAACGTCGTCTTCCTCGACATCGAGGGTCGCGAGCCGCCCCTGGATCCGGACGACCTGGACGACGAACCGGAGACCAAGATCGTCAATGGCAGCAACGAGAAGTGGAAGCAGTGCAGCAGCTCGCAGAAGAACGCGCTGATCGACGCCCGGCAGCACGCCCTCAACTACGCGAACGACTCCTATGACTACCTGGTGGCGGGGAACCCGGTGACTCGCTACACCCAATGGTTCGGCGCCTACGACAGCTCTCGCTACAGCACCGTCCGTGAGAACTTCCGGAAGATTCGCAACGCCGTGGACAACGAGACGTTCAAGTTCTACTGCGACTGCAACGACAGCAACGCCTACGCCTACGTCAAGCCCCGGAAGGAATACAAGATCCACCTGTGCTCCGGCTTCTGGCCCGCGCCCATGACGGGACCAGGCTCCAAGGCAGACACCCTGATTCACGAAGTCAGCCATTTCCGGGTCGTGGCGAAGACGGAGGACATCCAGTACGGCTTCTCCGCCAACCTGGCGCTCGCGAGCGCCGATCCCAGCAGCGCCGTCCGCAACGCCGACTCGTACGCGTTCTTCTCCGCGGCCACGCCCTACAACCCCTACAACCCCTGCGCGCCGACCGTCACGTCCCACACGGGCGCGCCCATCACCGCGAGCTGGGATGGGGCGAACTGCCACGTGATGAACGTGCCCTCCGGGCTGACGGCGTTCGTCCACAACAACGCCTACTACGTCAACGCGGTCCCCGGCACGTCGTGTCCGGCGCCCTCCGGCTGGGACACGGCGAACTGCTACATCCTCCCCTACCCCTCCTGGAGCACCAGCTACTTCATCTGGTCCGGGAACCTCTACCTGACGCCCGGCCCCGGCAACGCATGCCCCGCGCCGTCGACGTTCGACGGTGCCAACTGCTTCGTCATGCCGCTGCCCTGGGGTTCGGCGCCGTTCAAGTGGGCGAACAACCTCTACATCACGCCTCCGCCCCACTGTGTCATCGGCGGTTATGACGGCGCGCACTGCCTGGTGGGCACGGCTCCCGCCAGCCGGAACGGCTACCTCTGGGGCTCGGCCTTCTATTACGGCCACTGA
- a CDS encoding ATP-dependent Clp protease ATP-binding subunit: MANLCQLCQQRPATTRVTRAVGNRRTTEELCDVCASQRSRFGRVGLGTSLFDQFFSGFDDEDFGGLRGTPEAIRQPVERYDITEAFSEDTRRVLASAFEAAQKAGAPAIDTEHLLVAIARDPGGQEVLTRLKMDPARVAQRAEAEMRRGKRPMERPELSPHAKRALELAYEEAYALGHSYVGPEHMLLGLLQEGEGTASEILRELGVKHQDAREAVKDALAPGAEKKRSDTPTLDEYCRDLTQLASEGKLDPVVGRANEIETTLEILSRRTKNNPCLIGEPGVGKTAIAEGIAQRITSQSVPDTLRDKRVMQLDLSALLAGSKYRGEFEERLKKVMDEVKGHSEEMILFIDEVHTLVGAGAAEGAMDAGNMLKPALARGELHVIGATTLNEYRKNIEKDAALERRFQPVLVPEPTPEQAIEILEGLKDRYESHHRVRINDEAIVAAVELSDRYIQGRFLPDKAIDLVDQAAARVRLRQTARPQRLTNAEHSVAKAQRSLAEARDRKDTKRAQECEVRLKEAKKEESVAQKEWKSAKREETPEVTDRDIAEVLSRMTGIPVTQMTEDERKKLMYLEQRLHERVIGQDEAIRALSQAIRRARAGLKDPNKPIGSFFFLGPTGVGKTELAKTLAELMFGEEKALIRFDMSEYMEKHTVSRLVGAPPGYVGYEEGGQLTEAVRRRPYAVLLFDEVEKAHPDVFHILLQVLDDGRLTDAQGKVVSFKNTVIIGTSNLGSKSIQEATERKEPQDRIRERVMSVLKGHFPPEFLNRIDEAVMFEPLNRAQIREIVNLMLERTRRLLHGQAIQMEVTPAGIDALLERGWDPTYGARPMRREIQRSIEGPISESLISGKLRENSRVRVDFREGAFKFEEVETVEERPERPAAEEQPPAVH, from the coding sequence ATGGCCAACCTTTGTCAGCTCTGCCAGCAACGCCCCGCGACTACGCGGGTGACGCGGGCTGTGGGCAACCGGAGGACGACCGAGGAGCTGTGTGACGTATGCGCCAGCCAGCGCTCGCGCTTCGGGCGCGTAGGACTGGGCACGTCACTGTTCGACCAGTTCTTCAGCGGCTTCGACGACGAGGACTTCGGGGGCCTGCGCGGAACACCCGAGGCCATCCGGCAGCCGGTGGAGCGCTACGACATCACCGAGGCCTTCTCGGAGGACACCCGCCGGGTGCTCGCCTCGGCCTTCGAGGCAGCGCAGAAGGCGGGCGCACCCGCCATCGACACCGAGCATCTCCTGGTGGCCATCGCACGGGACCCGGGCGGCCAGGAGGTACTCACCCGCCTGAAGATGGACCCGGCCCGGGTGGCCCAGCGCGCCGAGGCGGAGATGCGAAGGGGCAAGCGGCCCATGGAGCGGCCCGAGCTGTCGCCCCACGCCAAGCGCGCGTTGGAGCTCGCCTACGAGGAGGCCTACGCGCTCGGCCACTCCTACGTGGGCCCGGAGCACATGCTGCTGGGCCTGCTGCAGGAGGGCGAGGGGACGGCGTCGGAAATCCTGCGGGAGCTGGGCGTCAAGCACCAGGACGCGCGCGAGGCCGTCAAGGACGCGCTCGCCCCGGGTGCGGAGAAGAAGCGGTCGGACACGCCCACCCTGGACGAGTACTGCCGGGACCTGACGCAGCTGGCCTCCGAGGGCAAGCTGGACCCGGTGGTGGGGCGGGCGAACGAAATCGAGACCACGCTGGAAATCCTCTCCCGCCGCACGAAGAACAACCCCTGCCTCATCGGCGAGCCGGGCGTGGGCAAGACGGCCATCGCCGAGGGCATCGCCCAGCGCATCACCTCCCAGTCCGTGCCCGACACGCTGCGCGACAAGCGCGTGATGCAGTTGGACCTCTCCGCACTGCTGGCGGGCAGCAAGTACCGCGGTGAGTTCGAGGAGCGGCTCAAGAAGGTGATGGACGAGGTGAAGGGCCACAGCGAGGAAATGATCCTCTTCATCGACGAGGTGCACACCCTCGTGGGGGCGGGCGCCGCCGAGGGCGCCATGGACGCCGGCAACATGCTCAAGCCGGCGCTGGCCCGCGGGGAGCTGCACGTCATCGGGGCCACGACCCTCAACGAGTACCGCAAGAACATCGAGAAGGATGCGGCGCTCGAGCGCCGCTTCCAGCCGGTGCTGGTCCCCGAGCCCACCCCGGAGCAGGCCATCGAGATCCTCGAGGGCCTCAAGGACCGCTACGAGTCGCACCACCGCGTGCGCATCAACGATGAGGCCATCGTGGCCGCGGTGGAGCTCTCCGACCGCTACATCCAGGGACGCTTCCTGCCGGACAAGGCCATCGACCTGGTGGACCAGGCCGCGGCGCGCGTGCGGCTGAGGCAGACGGCGCGCCCCCAACGGCTGACCAACGCCGAGCACTCGGTGGCGAAGGCGCAGCGCTCGCTCGCCGAGGCGCGTGACCGCAAGGACACGAAGCGCGCCCAGGAGTGCGAGGTGAGGCTGAAGGAGGCGAAGAAGGAGGAGTCGGTCGCGCAGAAGGAGTGGAAGTCCGCCAAGCGTGAGGAGACGCCGGAGGTGACGGACAGGGACATCGCCGAGGTGCTCTCGCGGATGACGGGCATCCCCGTCACCCAGATGACCGAGGATGAGCGCAAGAAGCTCATGTACCTCGAGCAGCGGCTGCACGAGCGCGTCATCGGCCAGGACGAGGCCATCCGTGCGCTCTCGCAGGCCATCCGCCGGGCGAGGGCCGGGCTGAAGGACCCGAACAAGCCCATTGGCTCCTTCTTCTTCCTGGGCCCCACGGGCGTCGGCAAGACGGAGCTGGCCAAGACCCTGGCCGAGCTGATGTTCGGGGAGGAGAAGGCGCTCATCCGTTTCGACATGAGCGAGTACATGGAGAAGCACACCGTGAGCCGGCTGGTGGGCGCCCCTCCAGGCTACGTCGGCTACGAGGAGGGCGGTCAGCTGACCGAGGCCGTGCGGCGCCGCCCCTACGCGGTGCTCCTGTTCGACGAGGTCGAGAAGGCCCACCCTGACGTGTTCCACATCCTGCTGCAGGTCCTCGACGACGGGCGGCTCACCGACGCCCAGGGCAAGGTCGTCAGCTTCAAGAACACAGTCATCATCGGCACGAGCAACCTCGGCTCCAAGAGCATCCAGGAGGCGACCGAGCGCAAGGAGCCGCAGGACCGCATCCGCGAGCGGGTGATGTCCGTGCTGAAGGGGCACTTCCCGCCGGAGTTCCTCAACCGCATCGACGAGGCGGTGATGTTCGAGCCGCTCAACCGCGCGCAGATCCGTGAGATCGTCAACCTGATGCTCGAGAGGACGCGGCGCCTGCTCCACGGGCAGGCCATCCAGATGGAGGTGACGCCCGCCGGCATCGACGCGCTGCTGGAGCGTGGGTGGGACCCCACCTACGGGGCCCGGCCGATGCGGCGCGAGATCCAGCGCTCCATCGAGGGCCCCATCTCCGAGTCCCTCATCAGCGGCAAGCTGCGCGAGAACAGCCGGGTGCGCGTCGACTTCCGCGAGGGTGCGTTCAAGTTCGAGGAGGTGGAGACCGTGGAGGAGCGGCCGGAGCGGCCCGCCGCGGAGGAGCAGCCTCCAGCGGTCCACTGA